In a genomic window of Tachysurus vachellii isolate PV-2020 chromosome 13, HZAU_Pvac_v1, whole genome shotgun sequence:
- the LOC132856144 gene encoding matrin-3-like encodes MSQKYPYTNRGDDFLSHQDMYANSYRRQSNTHRPSVRSSSQEQTRSTTSSIRTVDSPVHVPGKALSFLHSCGLDSSDIAHLAEIPEHLFTVETLSSLLLQIKERKLSSTSSSRPSTSLTFDNSSTNAWEGGSHNTTVEYPIDRPALPVYPLPPEQVQPWQDRWGNPRQKASSKSSSGPDYSVSKDTNRYHNTIQSPEASSRSFVDSRPRPLLSLKLEPPVVGPSRKEASDFDCKIPPAFPHVCRLCDISVRSTKDWFSHVRGNQHVRSQLELLKKYPKWAQTVDFEKRTESSEVYKVPTRTEASDFNGVVPPVFPYLCVLCNITVFSEKDWSAHVTGGQHAQSQLDLMAKYPEWDGTVKSSRRPDGYNPTGISGGTSKENTSDMKMPEEKNELCSRVLSFTPLPVGDGITAELTAIAKRFGSVKKSLFLPNRGYVEMTCLAEAKKVVEHYSANQLKLKGKLIQVAYSYEYNSLRQAEVNDKPQSRRSHTQKTFSPDNIQQDSPSPRRRRSSEKTHCSPKRRHSSDRTRCSPKRQHSSETTHSSPKRRRSSEKTHSSRSHQVKDGEDSQKSKENTRTSSNPTVKAETDRDLEGFEVIAGEGEELVHAIDDYEPTTSNPDNLPSEPMDVTDIHTKEELNTGENSPHSDTSETSNCLKEGQKLHQHKEQEIKEEDHDFPKILENCVTLDELMEEDSSDCQESNEGKALIPKTETFSNVLEVRNLPSAKDYIEEEPQTINITKEKPTEEKALSLPQKEGVKVKAEFCENTDEFNKEHTKRNNTDTKESQNAELKTVKVESNINGPPTASSSVASSADVSEKRQEPTKASTPPTGSVRKLETTTDVLGPYEPNVPVGVEFLKMGYYCRVCFLFYSNEDNAKKVHCSSQAHYEKLKRQLEKEKTKAQSNRKKN; translated from the exons ATGTCTCAGAAATACCCCTACACAAACAGGGGGGATGACTTTCTGTCACATCAAGACATGTATGCAAACTCGTACCGGAGACAATCCAACACACACCGCCCAAGCGTTAGATCCTCGTCTCAGGAGCAAACACGCTCTACAACGTCTTCCATCAGAACTGTAGACTCTCCTGTTCACGTACCTGGGAAGGCTTTGTCATTTCTTCACAGCTGTGGCCTGGACTCTAGTGACATTGCCCACCTTGCAGAGATTCCTGAGCATCTCTTCACAGTTGAGACCCTTTCCAGCCTGCTTTTACAGATCAAAGAACGGAAATTGTCCAGCACGTCATCATCTAGGCCCAGCACAAGTCTGACTTTTGACAATAGCTCGACTAATGCCTGGGAGGGTGGCAGCCACAACACAACTGTTGAGTATCCAATTGATCGACCTGCACTTCCAGTGTACCCTCTTCCTCCAGAGCAAGTTCAACCCTGGCAAGACCGCTGGGGGAATCCCAGACAAAAGGCCAGCAGTAAAAGCAGTAGTGGTCCAGATTACAGTGTCTCCAAGGACACCAACAGATATCACAATACCATACAATCACCAGAGGCCTCATCACGCTCTTTTGTTGATTCCAGACCAAGACCTTTGCTTTCTTTGAAATTAGAGCCTCCTGTTGTCGGGCCTTCTAGAAAGGAGGCCTCAGACTTTGATTGCAAAATTCCCCCAGCTTTTCCTCATGTGTGTCGTCTCTGTGACATTTCTGTCCGTTCTACAAAG GACTGGTTTTCTCATGTTCGAGGTAATCAGCATGTTAGAAGTCAGCTTGAACTTCTGAAAAA GTACCCAAAGTGGGCACAGACGGTTGATTTTGAAAAAAG GACTGAAAGCTCTGAag TTTACAAAGTGCCAACTAGGACAGAGGCCTCAGACTTCAATGGCGTCGTTCCCCCAGTTTTTCCTTACTTGTGTGTTCTCTGCAACATCACTGTCTTTTCTGAAAAG GACTGGTCTGCACATGTTACAGGTGGTCAGCATGCTCAGAGCCAGCTTGACCTTATGGCAAA GTACCCAGAGTGGGACGGGACTGTTAAATCTTCTAGAAG acCTGATGGCTACAACCCTACTGGTATTAGTG GTGGGACCTCAAAAGAAAATACTTCAGACATGAAGATGCCAGAGGAGAAAAATGAA cTGTGTTCTCGAGTTTTGAGCTTCACACCATTACCTGTTGGAGATGGCATCACTGCAGAGTTGACAGCCATTGCTAAACGTTTTGGATCTGTCAAAAAATCCTTGTTTCTACCAAACCGG GGTTATGTAGAAATGACTTGTTTAGCAGAAGCCAAGAAAGTGGTTGAGCACTACTCAGCCAATCAACTGAAATTGAAAGGAAAATTAATTCAGGTCGCCTACTCTTATGAATATAATTCACTAAGGCAA GCAGAGGTTAATGACAAACCACAATCCAGGCGCTCTCACACCCAAAAGACATTTAGCCCAGACAACATTCAACAGGACTCTCCTAGTCCTAGGAGAAGACGTTCGTCAGAGAAGACCCACTGTAGCCCTAAAAGAAGACACTCGTCAGATAGAACTCGCTGTAGCCCCAAACGACAACACTCATCAGAGACGACTCATTCTAGCCCTAAGAGAAGACGCTCATCAGAGAAGACCCACTCTTCTAGGAGTCACCAAGTAAAAGACGGAGAAGATTCTCAAAAATCCAAGGAGAACACTAGAACATCCTCAAACCCTACTGTTAAAGCTGAAACTGACCGTGACCTTGAAGGGTTTGAAGTAATAGCAGGTGAAGGTGAAGAACTGGTGCATGCTATTGATGATTATGAGCCTACAACAAGTAACCCGGACAATTTACCATCAGAACCAATGGATGTTACAGACATTCATACAAAGGAAGAATTAAACACTGGAGAAAATTCTCCACATTCTGATACATCAGAGACATCAAACTGTCTGAAGGAGGGCCAAAAGTTACACCAACATAAAGAACAGGAAATAAAGGAG GAGGACCATGACTTCCCTAAAATTCTTGAAAACTGTGTGACCTTAGATGAATTAATGGAAGAAGATTCTTCAGATTGTCAAG AATCAAATGAAGGAAAGGCCTTAATACCCAAAACG gaAACCTTCAGCAATGTCCTTGAGGTTAGAAATCTACCAAGTGCTAAAGACTATATAGAAGAGGAACCCCAAACCATAAACATTACCAAGGAGAAGCCTACTGAGGAAAAAGCTTTGAGTCTCCCACAGAAGGAGGGGGTGAAGGTTAAAGCTGAGTTTTGTGAGAACACGGATGAATTCAACAAAGAGCACACAAAGAGAAACAACACAGATACAAAAGAATCTCAAAATGCGGAGCTCAAAACAGTG AAGGTTGAGAGTAACATCAATGGTCCTCCTACTGCGTCTTCATCTGTTGCATCCTCTGCTGATGTGTCTGAGAAGAGACAAGAGCCGACTAAAGCCTCCACACCGCCAACTGGGTCGGTCAGAAAGCTTGAAACCACTACAGATGTTCTTGGTCCATACGAGCCAAATGTCCCAGTGG GTGTGGAGTTTCTGAAAATGGGCTACTACTGTAGAGTCTGCTTCCTTTTTTACTCCAATGAAGACAATGCCAAAAAGGTTCACTGCAGTAGCCAGGCACACTACGAGAAACTCAAG AGACAATTGGAAAAGGAGAAGACCAAAGCACAGAGTAATCGTAAGAAAAACTGA
- the LOC132855763 gene encoding matrin-3-like, with protein sequence MSQKYHYTNAGDDFLSHQDMYADSYQRQSNTYKPSSRSSSQEQTRSTTSSNRTVDSSVHLPGKALSFLHSCGLDPSDLALLAELPEHLITVETLPKLLLQVKERKLSSTSSSRPSTSQPLDDTSASAFEGSSNPTPVEYPIARPVHPVYPLPPEQVQNWQDRWGNPRRTSTLTTSISCSSGKSSSVPDYSLSTDSDPYHNTIESPEPSSQSFVDSGPRPLLSLRLEPPVITPTKKEASDFNCKVPPAFPHVCRLCDISIHSTRDWFFHVRGSEHAKSQLELVKKYPKWDQTVESARNESCEVYKVPTRKEASDFNGVVPPVFPYLCVLCNITVFSEKDWSAHVTGGQHAQSQLDIMAKYPVWDGTVRSSRRNDGNTSTDMRDGTSKGNTSDMMSQAKDEPGSRVVSFSPLPVGDGITAELTAIAKRFGSVKKSLFLPNQGYVEMTCLAGAKKVVEHYSANQLKLKGKLIQVAYSYEYNSLRQTEVNDIKQSRRSHTQRRSSPGIRSIQRDSSSPRRIRSSEKTPSSPKRRHSSDRTRSSPNRRHSSERTHSSTKRKRSAERTHSSTKRKRSAERTYPSTQRKRSTERTHSSPKRRHSSERTHTSPKRRYSPEKTHSTRSRHVKEGEDYLKFKESTSSSSNSCHSSSPVVKAETSKSNADTEDKKSVSNNNVGSMDSDSDLEGLEVIADDGEELAHDIDDYEPTRSNQENLPSEPMDVTDIHTKEELNTGENSPHSDTSVTSNCVKEGQKLHQHKEQEINEEDHDFPKILENCVTLDELTEEDFSDCQESDEAKPSVLQTQESSEVVTTSTNPVSYTKQSEPESLTAEPESLTAEPESLTAEPESLTAEPESPTAEPESPTGEHESPTAEPESPTGEPESPTGEPESPTAEHESPTGEHESPTAEPESPTAEPESPTAEPESPTAEPKSPTAETESPTAEPKSPTAEPESPTAEPESPTEEPELPTEGTSKTTAEPHTSEILEDAAFQLKAEHETEVLTDEDKENFGKVLEVRNLPSAEDYTDLDFLNIIKRYGDVIHHVLFRSCKKGFVKMALTSDAERVAADSKNQDIALRGKVLKIKVSEKYCHLPEDGCNDGSDSDDEDIKKEDISKVKILIHFMFLSNNKQQSDELNGNIDSSNESLKTDEPVGTEFVRPVVGYFCNLCNVIYATEEEAKDEHCKSPSHREKVKEHKEKSGSVKNRK encoded by the exons ATGTCTCAGAAATACCACTACACAAACGCAGGTGACGACTTTCTGTCACATCAAGACATGTATGCAGACTCATACCAGAGACAGTCTAATACATACAAGCCAAGCAGTAGATCCTCATCTCAGGAGCAAACACGCTCTACAACATCTTCCAACAGAACTGTAGACTCTTCTGTTCACCTACCTGGGAAGGCTTTGTCATTTCTTCACAGCTGTGGCCTGGACCCGAGTGACCTTGCCCTCCTTGCAGAACTTCCAGAGCATCTCATCACAGTTGAGACACTTCCCAAACTACTTTTACAGGTCAAAGAACGTAAATTGTCCAGCACGTCATCATCTCGGCCCAGCACCAGTCAGCCTCTTGACGATACCTCAGCATCTGCCTTTGAGGGTAGCAGCAACCCCACCCCTGTTGAGTATCCAATCGCGCGACCTGTGCATCCAGTGTACCCTCTTCCTCCAGAGCAAGTTCAAAACTGGCAGGATCGCTGGGGAAATCCTCGACGAACGAGTACTTTAACCACCAGTATCAGCTGTTCCAGCGGTAAAAGCAGCAGTGTTCCAGACTACAGCCTCTCCACAGACTCTGACCCATATCACAATACCATAGAATCACCAGAGCCCTCATCACAATCTTTCGTTGATTCCGGACCGAGGCCTTTACTTTCTCTGAGATTAGAGCCTCCTGTTATCACACCTACTAAGAAGGAGGCCTCAGACTTCAATTGCAAAGTTCCCCCAGCTTTTCCTCATGTGTGTCGTCTCTGTGACATTTCTATCCATTCTACAAGG GACTGGTTTTTTCATGTTCGAGGTAGTGAGCATGCTAAAAGTCAGCTTGAACTTGTGAAAAA GTACCCAAAGTGGGATCAGACTGTTGAATCTGCAAG GAATGAAAGCTGCGAAG TTTACAAAGTACCAACCAGAAAGGAGGCCTCAGACTTCAATGGCGTCGTTCCTCCAGTTTTTCCTTACTTGTGTGTTCTCTGCAACATCACTGTCTTTTCTGAAAAG gaCTGGTCTGCACATGTTACAGGTGGTCAGCATGCACAGAGCCAGCTTGACATTATGGCAAA GTACCCGGTGTGGGATGGGACTGTTCGATCTTCTAGAAG aaatgatGGTAACACCTCAACTGACATGCGAG ATGGAACCTCAAAAGGAAACACCTCAGACATGATGTCGCAAGCGAAAGATGAA CCGGGTTCTCGAGTTGTGAGCTTCTCACCATTACCTGTTGGAGATGGCATCACTGCAGAGTTGACAGCCATTGCTAAACGTTTTGGATCTGTCAAAAAATCCTTGTTTCTGCCAAACCAG GGTTATGTAGAAATGACTTGTTTAGCAGGAGCCAAGAAAGTGGTTGAGCACTACTCAGCCAATCAACTGAAATTGAAAGGAAAATTAATTCAGGTCGCCTACTCTTATGAATATAATTCACTAAGGCAA ACAGAAGTTAATGACATAAAGCAATCCAGGCGCTCTCACACGCAAAGGAGGTCTAGCCCAGGCATTCGCAGCATTCAGAGAGACTCTTCTAGTCCTAGGAGAATACGCTCATCTGAAAAGACCCCCTCTAGCCCTAAGAGAAGACACTCGTCAGATAGGACTCGCTCTAGCCCCAACAGAAGACACTCATCAGAGAGGACTCATTCTAGCACCAAGAGAAAACGTTCAGCGGAGAGGACTCATTCTAGCACCAAGAGAAAACGTTCAGCGGAGAGGACATATCCTAGCACACAGAGAAAACGTTCAACGGAGAGGACTCATTCTAGCCCCAAAAGAAGACACTCATCAGAAAGGACCCATACTAGCCCAAAAAGAAGGTATTCACCAGAGAAGACCCACTCTACAAGGAGTCGCCATGTAAAAGAGGGAGAAGATTACCTAAAATTCAAGGAGAGCACTAGTTCCTCATCAAATTCATGCCATTCTTCAAGCCCTGTTGTTAAAGCTGAAACTTCAAAATCAAATGCAGATACAGAAGATAAGAAAAGTGTAAGCAACAACAATGTTGGAAGCATGGATTCAGACAGTGACCTTGAAGGGTTAGAAGTAATAGCAGATGATGGTGAAGAATTGGCGCATGACATTGATGATTACGAGCCTACAAGAAGTAACCAGGAGAATTTACCGTCAGAACCAATGGATGTTACAGACATTCATACAAAGGAAGAATTAAACACTGGAGAAAATTCTCCACATTCTGATACATCAGTGACATCAAACTGTGTAAAGGAGGGCCAAAAGTTACACCAACATaaagaacaggaaataaatGAG GAGGACCATGACTTCCCCAAGATACTTGAAAATTGTGTGACCTTGGATGAATTAACAGAAGAAGATTTTTCAGATTGTCAAG AATCAGATGAAGCAAAACCCTCAGTCCTTCAAACTCAG gAATCATCAGAAGTTGTAACCACATCCACAAATCCTGTCTCCTATACAAAGCAAAGTGAACCTGAATCGCTCACAGCAGAACCTGAATCGCTCACAGCAGAACCTGAATCGCTCACAGCAGAACCTGAATCGCTCACAGCAGAACCTGAATCGCCCACAGCGGAACCTGAATCGCCCACAGGGGAACATGAATCGCCCACAGCGGAACCTGAATCGCCCACAGGGGAACCTGAATCGCCCACAGGGGAACCTGAATCGCCCACAGCGGAACATGAATCGCCCACAGGGGAACATGAATCGCCCACAGCGGAACCTGAATCGCCCACAGCGGAACCTGAATCACCCACAGCGGAACCTGAATCGCCCACAGCAGAACCTAAATCGCCCACAGCAGAAACTGAATCGCCCACAGCAGAACCTAAATCGCCCACAGCAGAACCTGAATCGCCCACAGCAGAACCTGAATCGCCCACAGAAGAACCTGAGTTACCTACAGAAGGTACCAGCAAAACAACTGCAGAACCCCACACCTCAGAGATCCTAGAAGATGCTGCTTTTCAGCTTAAAGCGGAACATGAAACGGAGGTATTGACAGATGAAGACAAG GAAAACTTTGGCAAAGTTCTTGAGGTCAGAAATCTACCAAGTGCAGAAGACTATACAGACTTGGATTTTCTGAACATCATAAAGCGATATGGAGACGTCATCCACCATGTGCTCTTTCGAAGttgcaaaaaa gGGTTTGTGAAGATGGCGCTCACATCTGATGCTGAGAGAGTCGCAGCTGATTCTAAAAATCAAGATATTGCTCTACGTGGTAAAGTCTTGAAGATTAAAGTATCTGAGAAATACTGCCATCTGCCAGAAGATGG gTGTAATgatggttctgattctgatgatgaAGACATTAAAAAAGAAGACATATCTAAGGTGA aaatattaattcattttatgttCTTGTCCAATAATAAGCAGCAAAGTGATGAGCTAAATGGTAACATAGATTCTTCAAACGAATCTCTCAAAACAGATGAGCCAGTAG